From a single Pseudomonas triticicola genomic region:
- a CDS encoding BMP family ABC transporter substrate-binding protein, producing MPIRPLHKLLYAAIGLGISLSTSAADPLKVGFVYIGPIGDHGWTYQHEQGRKALAEKLGTQITTNYVENVAEGADAERVIRNMAKDKYDLIFTTSFGYMNPTVKVARQFPKVTFEHATGYKQDKNLGTYLARTYEGRYVGGFLAAKMTKTKKIGYVASFPIPEVIRDINAIQLALNKYNPGTEIKVVWVNSWFDPGKEADAANALIDQGVDVVFQHTDSPAPIQAAERRGVYAVGYASDMAHFGPKAVLTSIVNDWAPHYIQATQSVIDHTWKSQDYWGGLKEGTVELPISDLVPAPVKAEAEQLIADIKSGALQPFTGPIKDQAGVEKIPAGVSATNAELASMNYYVEGMKAEMPK from the coding sequence ATGCCAATACGTCCGCTGCACAAACTGCTGTACGCCGCCATCGGTCTGGGAATCAGCCTGAGCACCAGCGCTGCCGATCCGCTGAAGGTCGGTTTCGTCTACATCGGCCCGATCGGTGACCACGGCTGGACGTATCAGCACGAACAGGGGCGCAAGGCCCTGGCGGAAAAACTCGGCACGCAGATCACCACCAACTACGTGGAAAACGTCGCCGAGGGCGCCGACGCCGAGCGGGTGATCCGCAACATGGCCAAGGACAAATATGACCTGATCTTCACCACGTCTTTCGGCTACATGAACCCGACAGTGAAAGTCGCCAGGCAATTTCCCAAGGTCACTTTCGAACACGCCACAGGCTACAAGCAGGACAAGAACCTCGGCACCTACCTGGCGCGCACTTACGAGGGCCGTTACGTCGGCGGTTTCCTCGCGGCGAAGATGACCAAGACCAAGAAGATCGGCTATGTCGCCTCGTTCCCGATTCCGGAAGTGATCCGCGACATCAACGCCATCCAGCTGGCCTTGAACAAGTACAACCCTGGCACCGAAATCAAAGTGGTGTGGGTCAACTCCTGGTTCGATCCGGGCAAGGAAGCCGACGCCGCCAACGCGCTGATCGATCAGGGCGTCGACGTAGTGTTCCAGCACACCGACAGCCCGGCGCCGATCCAGGCTGCCGAACGGCGCGGCGTGTATGCCGTGGGCTATGCCTCGGACATGGCCCACTTCGGCCCGAAAGCCGTGCTGACCTCGATCGTCAACGACTGGGCGCCGCACTACATTCAGGCGACGCAGAGCGTGATCGATCACACCTGGAAATCCCAGGATTACTGGGGCGGGTTGAAGGAAGGCACGGTGGAACTGCCGATCAGCGATCTGGTGCCGGCGCCGGTGAAAGCCGAGGCCGAGCAGTTGATCGCTGACATCAAGAGCGGCGCGTTGCAGCCGTTTACCGGGCCGATCAAGGATCAGGCCGGTGTGGAAAAAATCCCCGCAGGCGTGAGCGCGACCAATGCGGAACTGGCGTCGATGAATTATTACGTTGAGGGCATGAAGGCCGAGATGCCGAAGTAG
- a CDS encoding adenosine deaminase, with the protein MYDWLNALPKAELHLHLEGSLEPELLFALAERNKIALPWSDVETLRKAYAFNNLQEFLDLYYQGADVLRTSQDFYDLTWAYLLRCKAQNVIHTEPFFDPQTHTDRGIPFEVVLNGIAAALKDGETQLGISSGLILSFLRHLSEDEAQKTLDQALPFRDAFVAVGLDSSEMGHPPSKFKRVFDRARDEGFLTVAHAGEEGPPEYIWEAIDLLKIQRIDHGVRAIEDERLMQRIIDEQIPLTVCPLSNTKLCVFDHMSQHNILDMLERGVKVTVNSDDPAYFGGYVTENFHALHEHLGMTQDQAKRLAQNSLDARLVKP; encoded by the coding sequence ATGTACGACTGGCTCAACGCCCTGCCCAAAGCCGAACTGCACCTGCATCTGGAAGGTTCGCTGGAGCCTGAACTGCTGTTCGCCCTGGCCGAACGCAACAAGATCGCCCTGCCGTGGAGCGACGTCGAAACCCTGCGCAAGGCCTACGCCTTCAACAACCTGCAGGAATTTCTCGACCTGTATTACCAGGGCGCCGATGTGCTGCGCACCTCGCAGGATTTCTACGACCTGACCTGGGCCTACCTGCTGCGCTGCAAAGCACAAAACGTGATCCACACCGAACCGTTCTTCGATCCGCAGACCCACACCGACCGGGGTATCCCGTTCGAAGTGGTGCTCAACGGCATCGCCGCCGCGCTCAAGGATGGCGAGACGCAACTGGGCATCAGCAGCGGTTTGATCCTCAGCTTCCTGCGCCACCTCAGCGAAGACGAAGCGCAGAAAACCCTCGATCAGGCGCTGCCGTTCCGTGATGCGTTTGTCGCAGTCGGTCTCGACAGCTCCGAGATGGGCCACCCGCCGAGCAAGTTCAAACGCGTCTTCGATCGCGCCCGCGACGAAGGCTTCCTCACCGTCGCCCACGCCGGTGAAGAAGGCCCGCCGGAATACATCTGGGAAGCCATCGACCTGCTGAAAATCCAGCGCATCGACCATGGCGTGCGCGCGATCGAAGACGAGCGCCTGATGCAGCGGATCATCGACGAGCAGATTCCGCTGACCGTATGCCCGCTGTCGAACACCAAACTCTGCGTGTTCGATCACATGTCGCAGCACAACATCCTCGACATGCTCGAGCGCGGCGTGAAGGTCACGGTGAACTCAGATGACCCGGCGTATTTCGGCGGGTACGTGACCGAGAACTTCCATGCGCTGCACGAGCATCTGGGCATGACCCAGGATCAGGCCAAGCGCCTGGCGCAGAACAGCCTGGATGCGCGGTTGGTAAAACCTTAA
- a CDS encoding calcium:proton antiporter, whose protein sequence is MFSILKQESFLLLAVLAACVAYPLEHWLLHSGQIVALGGGLLLIAFIVAASMRVAHHAELLAEKVGDPYGTMILTLSAVLVEVVILAIMMSNEASATLVRDTIYSAVMLDINGILGLAALMGGIKHGEQSYNDDSARSYSVMILTAMGVSMVVPEFIPEANWKMYSAFTIGAMMVLYALFLRMQVGPHSYFFSYSYPDKRRKKEPVEQEPKPVSLALSVGILVSGVVIIGALAEVMSKTLDLGLEGTGAPPVITAILVAAISAAPEILTALRAALANRMQSVVNIAMGASLSTVILTVPVMEAMALYTGQPFQMAMTPVQTVMIFITLIVSAINLNDGETNAIEGMTHFVLFATFIMLSLLGL, encoded by the coding sequence ATGTTCTCGATCCTTAAACAAGAAAGCTTTCTGCTGCTGGCAGTCCTTGCCGCGTGCGTCGCTTATCCACTGGAACATTGGCTGTTGCACAGCGGTCAGATCGTCGCGCTGGGCGGCGGTCTGCTGCTGATCGCCTTTATCGTCGCCGCTTCGATGCGCGTCGCTCATCACGCCGAACTGCTCGCGGAAAAGGTCGGCGACCCCTACGGCACGATGATCCTCACGCTCTCGGCGGTGCTGGTCGAAGTGGTGATCCTGGCGATCATGATGAGCAACGAAGCCTCGGCGACGCTGGTGCGCGACACGATTTATTCAGCGGTCATGCTCGACATCAACGGCATCCTCGGCCTCGCCGCTTTGATGGGCGGGATCAAACACGGCGAGCAGTCCTACAACGACGATTCGGCGCGCAGCTACAGCGTGATGATTCTCACCGCGATGGGCGTGTCGATGGTGGTCCCGGAGTTCATTCCCGAGGCCAACTGGAAGATGTATTCGGCGTTCACCATTGGCGCAATGATGGTGCTCTACGCGCTGTTCCTGCGCATGCAGGTCGGCCCGCACAGTTACTTTTTCAGCTACAGCTACCCGGACAAACGTCGCAAGAAAGAGCCGGTCGAGCAGGAGCCGAAGCCGGTCAGCCTGGCGCTGTCGGTCGGCATTCTGGTGTCGGGGGTGGTGATCATCGGCGCACTGGCCGAGGTGATGTCCAAGACCCTCGATCTGGGCCTGGAAGGCACGGGCGCGCCGCCGGTGATCACGGCGATTCTGGTGGCAGCGATTTCCGCCGCGCCGGAGATTCTGACTGCACTGCGTGCGGCACTGGCCAATCGCATGCAGTCGGTGGTCAACATTGCGATGGGCGCGTCACTGTCGACGGTGATTCTGACCGTGCCGGTGATGGAAGCGATGGCGCTGTACACCGGCCAGCCGTTTCAAATGGCGATGACCCCGGTGCAGACGGTGATGATCTTCATCACCCTGATCGTCAGCGCGATCAACCTCAATGACGGCGAAACCAACGCCATTGAGGGCATGACGCATTTTGTACTGTTTGCCACATTCATCATGCTGTCGCTACTTGGTCTCTAA
- a CDS encoding ABC transporter ATP-binding protein: protein MSIAPSPPRLQLRQISKRYPGCLANDAIDLSIAPGEIHALLGENGAGKSTLMKIIYGVTQCDSGEMLWEGQHVQMRNPAQARQLGIGMVFQHFSLFETLSVAQNIALAMGAAAGTPKQLEPKIREVSRRYGMALEPERLVHSLSIGERQRVEIIRCLMQDIRLLILDEPTSVLTPQEADELFITLRRLADEGCSILFISHKLGEVRALCHSATVLRGGRVAGHCVPAECSDQQLAQMMVGEAAALIGEYPKVSGGAVFLQVQGLSWHNPDPFGCSLTDIDLQVRSGEIVGIAGVAGNGQDELLALLSGEQPLPRAQAATLRFAEQNVADLRPDARRKLGLAFVPAERLGHGAVPELSLADNALLSAFQHGLVSHGLIQRGKVEALAQQIIQRFGVKTPDTQTAARSLSGGNLQKFILGREILQQPKLLIAAHPIWGVDVGAAATIHRALIALRDAGAAILVISEDLDELFQISDRLGALCGGRLSALQDTGATQLSDVGAWMAGQFDHSPRAASV, encoded by the coding sequence ATGTCCATCGCCCCTTCCCCACCGCGCCTGCAACTGCGCCAGATCAGCAAACGCTACCCCGGATGTCTGGCCAACGATGCCATCGACCTGAGCATCGCGCCGGGTGAAATCCATGCCCTGCTCGGTGAAAACGGCGCGGGCAAAAGTACGTTGATGAAAATCATCTACGGGGTCACCCAGTGCGATAGCGGCGAAATGCTCTGGGAGGGGCAGCACGTGCAGATGCGCAACCCGGCGCAGGCGCGGCAGCTGGGCATTGGCATGGTGTTCCAGCATTTCTCGCTGTTCGAAACCCTCAGCGTCGCGCAGAACATTGCCCTGGCGATGGGCGCGGCGGCCGGCACGCCGAAGCAACTGGAGCCGAAGATTCGCGAAGTCTCGCGGCGTTACGGCATGGCGCTGGAGCCGGAGCGACTTGTCCACAGCCTGTCGATCGGCGAGCGCCAGCGGGTGGAAATCATTCGTTGCCTGATGCAGGACATCCGCCTGCTGATTCTCGATGAGCCGACCTCGGTGCTGACCCCGCAAGAGGCGGACGAATTGTTCATCACCCTGCGTCGCCTCGCCGACGAGGGCTGCAGCATTCTGTTTATCAGCCACAAGCTCGGTGAAGTGCGCGCCTTGTGCCACAGCGCCACGGTGCTGCGCGGCGGTCGGGTTGCCGGGCATTGCGTGCCCGCCGAATGTTCGGACCAGCAACTGGCGCAAATGATGGTCGGTGAAGCGGCGGCTTTGATTGGCGAGTATCCGAAGGTCAGCGGTGGCGCGGTGTTTCTGCAGGTGCAGGGTTTGAGCTGGCACAACCCGGACCCTTTTGGTTGCTCGCTGACAGACATCGACCTGCAAGTGCGCAGTGGTGAAATCGTCGGCATCGCCGGGGTCGCGGGCAATGGGCAGGATGAGTTGCTCGCCCTGCTCAGCGGCGAACAGCCCTTACCGCGCGCGCAGGCGGCGACCCTTCGCTTCGCAGAGCAAAACGTTGCCGATCTGCGCCCGGATGCGCGGCGCAAACTGGGTTTGGCCTTCGTGCCGGCCGAACGCCTTGGCCACGGCGCGGTTCCTGAGTTAAGTCTGGCCGACAACGCCCTGCTCAGTGCTTTTCAGCACGGGCTGGTCAGCCACGGGTTGATTCAACGCGGCAAAGTCGAAGCCCTCGCGCAGCAGATCATCCAGCGCTTCGGCGTGAAAACCCCGGACACGCAAACCGCCGCGCGCAGCCTGTCCGGCGGCAACTTGCAGAAATTCATCCTCGGCCGGGAAATTCTTCAGCAACCGAAACTGCTGATCGCTGCGCACCCGATCTGGGGCGTCGACGTTGGCGCCGCCGCCACCATCCATCGCGCGTTGATTGCCCTGCGCGATGCCGGCGCGGCGATTCTGGTGATTTCCGAAGACCTCGATGAGCTGTTCCAGATCAGCGATCGCCTCGGCGCGCTGTGCGGCGGGCGTCTGTCGGCGCTGCAAGATACTGGCGCTACACAACTGAGCGATGTCGGCGCGTGGATGGCCGGCCAGTTCGATCACTCACCTCGCGCCGCCTCGGTTTAA
- a CDS encoding ABC transporter permease, translating into MLLSLEPRGQQSRLMLWCSPLLAAALTLGCGSLLFIALGHDPLQTLHTLLIAPVSDLYGVSELLVKALPILLCALGLAVAYQARIWNIGAEGQLLLGALAGSALAVNVIDMQSRWALVLILLTGTLAGAAWAGLTAWLRTRFNANEILTSIMLNYIALNLLLFCVHGPLKDPAGFNFPESAMFGDASRLPLLLEDGRVHAGVYFALLALVAVWVLLQKSFIGFQIKVLGLDKRAAGFVGFREKRLIWLALLISGALAGLAGVCEVTGPIGQLVPQVSPGYGYAAITVAFLGRLNPLGILFSSLLMALLYIGGESAQMSLNLPQAITQLFQGMMLFFLLACDVLILYRPRLKLRWTRRASTPAVTAGAL; encoded by the coding sequence ATGCTGCTTTCTCTCGAACCCCGTGGCCAGCAATCGCGCCTGATGCTGTGGTGCTCGCCGTTATTGGCGGCGGCGCTGACCCTCGGCTGCGGCTCGCTGTTGTTCATCGCGCTGGGCCACGATCCGCTGCAAACCTTGCACACACTGCTGATCGCACCGGTCAGCGATTTGTATGGCGTGTCTGAATTGCTGGTCAAGGCGCTGCCGATTCTGCTCTGCGCACTCGGCCTGGCCGTGGCCTATCAGGCGCGGATCTGGAACATCGGCGCCGAAGGCCAACTTCTACTTGGCGCCTTGGCCGGCAGTGCTCTGGCAGTGAACGTTATCGACATGCAAAGTCGCTGGGCGCTGGTGCTGATTCTGCTGACCGGCACGCTGGCGGGCGCCGCATGGGCCGGGCTCACCGCATGGCTGCGCACGCGCTTCAACGCCAACGAAATCCTCACCAGCATCATGCTCAACTACATCGCGCTGAACCTGCTGCTGTTCTGCGTGCACGGGCCGTTGAAGGATCCGGCGGGCTTCAATTTCCCCGAGTCGGCGATGTTCGGCGACGCCAGTCGTTTGCCGCTGCTGCTGGAGGACGGCCGCGTGCATGCCGGGGTGTATTTCGCCCTGCTCGCGCTGGTTGCGGTGTGGGTGTTGTTGCAGAAAAGCTTCATCGGCTTCCAGATCAAAGTGCTCGGGCTGGACAAACGTGCGGCAGGTTTTGTCGGCTTTCGAGAGAAGCGCCTGATCTGGCTGGCGCTGTTGATCAGCGGTGCTCTGGCCGGGCTCGCCGGGGTCTGCGAAGTGACCGGGCCGATTGGCCAATTGGTGCCGCAGGTGTCGCCGGGCTATGGCTACGCGGCGATTACCGTGGCGTTTCTCGGGCGGCTCAACCCGCTCGGCATTCTGTTCTCCAGTCTGCTGATGGCGCTGCTGTACATCGGCGGCGAGAGCGCGCAGATGTCGCTCAATCTGCCGCAAGCGATCACCCAGTTGTTCCAGGGCATGATGCTGTTTTTCCTGCTCGCCTGTGACGTGCTGATTCTTTATCGGCCACGCCTGAAACTGCGCTGGACCCGGCGCGCCTCGACCCCTGCCGTAACCGCCGGAGCGCTGTGA
- a CDS encoding SDR family oxidoreductase gives MSQAKNALIIGASRGLGLGLVKTLLADGWQVTATVRNPQKAEALQALGDVRIEKLDMDDQQAVIALSQKLKGETFDLLFVNAGVKGPDVQTPGGATLAEVGQLFFTNAVAPINLAQRFVGQIRDGSGVLAFMSSVLGSVTMPDAPELALYKASKAALNSMTNSFVTQLGEQKLTVLSLHPGWVKTDMGGEGADLDVETSTRGLIDQVNAFTGKGGHHFVNYKGETIPW, from the coding sequence ATGTCTCAGGCAAAAAACGCACTGATCATCGGCGCCTCCCGCGGCTTGGGCCTCGGTCTGGTGAAGACCCTGCTGGCCGATGGCTGGCAGGTCACCGCGACGGTGCGCAATCCGCAGAAGGCCGAGGCGCTGCAAGCGCTGGGTGACGTGCGCATCGAGAAGCTCGACATGGACGATCAGCAAGCGGTGATCGCTCTAAGCCAGAAACTCAAGGGCGAAACCTTCGATCTGTTGTTCGTCAACGCCGGGGTCAAAGGCCCGGACGTGCAGACGCCGGGCGGCGCGACACTGGCCGAGGTCGGGCAACTGTTTTTCACCAACGCGGTGGCGCCGATCAATCTGGCCCAGCGTTTCGTCGGGCAGATCCGCGACGGCAGCGGCGTGCTGGCGTTCATGAGTTCGGTGCTCGGCAGCGTGACCATGCCCGACGCGCCGGAGCTGGCGTTGTACAAGGCGAGCAAGGCGGCGCTGAATTCGATGACCAACAGTTTTGTCACGCAACTGGGCGAGCAGAAACTGACCGTACTTTCGCTGCACCCGGGCTGGGTGAAGACCGACATGGGCGGCGAAGGCGCCGATCTCGACGTCGAGACCAGCACCCGCGGGCTGATCGATCAGGTCAATGCGTTCACCGGCAAGGGCGGGCATCACTTCGTCAATTACAAGGGTGAAACCATTCCCTGGTAA
- a CDS encoding ABC transporter permease: MDIDLLSNIFYAMVRCGTPLLLVALGELICEKSGVLNLGQEGMMLFGAVIGFIVALNSGNLWLGVLLAMLAGMLLSSLFALVALVFNANQVATGLALTIFGVGLSTFVGAAWVGKPLAGFEPLAIPYLSEIPLIGRMLFAQDLLVYLSFALFALVAWVIIKSRVGLIIQAVGENPDAASAMGLPVLTVRTLAVLFGGAMAGLAGAYLSLAYTPMWAENMTAGRGWIALALVVFASWRVWRLLLGAYLFGLASILHLVAQGLGLAIPSSLLAMLPYVATILVLVLLSRDAVRTRLYAPVSLGQPLQSGH; the protein is encoded by the coding sequence ATGGATATCGATCTGTTGAGCAATATTTTCTACGCGATGGTCCGCTGCGGCACGCCGCTGTTGCTGGTGGCATTGGGTGAGTTGATCTGCGAGAAAAGCGGCGTCCTCAACCTCGGCCAGGAAGGCATGATGCTGTTCGGTGCGGTGATCGGTTTTATCGTCGCGCTGAACAGCGGCAACCTGTGGCTGGGTGTGCTGCTGGCGATGTTGGCCGGGATGTTGTTGTCGTCACTGTTTGCCCTGGTCGCGCTGGTGTTCAACGCCAATCAGGTGGCCACCGGTTTGGCCCTGACGATCTTTGGCGTCGGGCTTTCGACGTTTGTCGGCGCGGCATGGGTGGGTAAGCCGCTGGCGGGTTTCGAGCCTCTGGCGATTCCGTATCTGAGTGAGATCCCGCTGATCGGGCGGATGCTGTTTGCCCAGGATCTGCTGGTGTATCTGTCGTTCGCGCTGTTTGCGCTGGTGGCGTGGGTGATCATCAAAAGCCGTGTCGGCCTGATCATTCAGGCGGTCGGAGAAAACCCGGATGCGGCCAGCGCCATGGGCTTGCCGGTGCTGACCGTACGCACCTTGGCGGTGTTGTTCGGCGGAGCAATGGCCGGGCTGGCCGGGGCTTATCTGTCGCTGGCCTACACGCCGATGTGGGCGGAAAACATGACCGCAGGGCGCGGCTGGATCGCTCTGGCGCTGGTGGTGTTTGCCAGTTGGCGGGTGTGGCGGTTGTTGCTTGGGGCGTATCTGTTCGGCCTTGCCAGCATCCTGCACTTGGTGGCACAGGGGCTGGGACTGGCGATTCCTTCGAGCCTGCTGGCGATGCTGCCGTATGTGGCGACGATCTTGGTGCTGGTGTTGCTGTCCCGCGATGCCGTGCGCACTCGGTTGTATGCGCCGGTTTCGTTGGGGCAGCCGTTGCAATCGGGACATTAG
- a CDS encoding 2-oxoglutarate and iron-dependent oxygenase domain-containing protein, with the protein MDQLPIIDISPLYSDDENAWPAVAEQIDQACREWGFFYIKGHPISAQRIDDLLDHAQRFFALPAAEKLKIDITQTRHHRGYGAIATEQLDPDKPSDLKETFDMGLHLPAEHPEVLAEKPLRGPNRHPAQPGWEALMEQHYLDMQALAQTLLRAMTIALGIERDFFDTRFVEPVSVLRMIHYPPRHTASSVEQQGAGAHTDYGCITLLYQDSAGGLQVKNVNGEWIDAPPIDGTFVVNLGDMMARWSNDRYRSTPHRVISPLGVDRYSMPFFAEPHPDTRIECLPGCQDAQHPAKYPTTTCAQFLLSRFADTYAYRREQEVV; encoded by the coding sequence ATGGATCAGCTTCCGATCATTGATATCAGCCCGCTCTATAGCGACGACGAAAACGCCTGGCCTGCGGTGGCCGAACAAATCGACCAAGCCTGTCGCGAGTGGGGCTTTTTCTACATCAAGGGCCATCCGATCTCGGCGCAGCGCATCGACGATCTGCTCGATCACGCCCAGCGCTTCTTTGCATTGCCAGCCGCAGAAAAACTCAAGATCGACATTACTCAGACCCGCCACCATCGCGGCTACGGTGCGATTGCCACCGAGCAACTGGACCCGGACAAACCCAGTGACCTCAAAGAAACCTTCGACATGGGCCTGCACCTGCCGGCCGAGCATCCCGAGGTGCTCGCGGAGAAACCTTTGCGCGGCCCCAATCGCCATCCGGCGCAACCCGGCTGGGAAGCCCTGATGGAGCAGCACTACCTCGACATGCAGGCGCTGGCGCAAACCCTGTTGCGGGCGATGACCATTGCGCTGGGCATCGAGCGCGACTTCTTCGATACGCGTTTTGTCGAACCGGTCAGCGTGTTGCGCATGATCCATTATCCGCCGCGTCACACCGCCAGCTCGGTCGAGCAGCAAGGCGCAGGTGCCCATACCGATTACGGCTGCATCACCCTGCTCTATCAGGACAGCGCCGGCGGTTTGCAGGTGAAGAACGTCAATGGTGAATGGATCGACGCGCCACCGATTGACGGCACGTTCGTGGTCAACCTCGGCGACATGATGGCGCGCTGGAGCAACGACCGTTATCGCTCGACGCCGCACCGGGTGATCAGCCCGCTGGGCGTGGATCGTTACTCGATGCCGTTCTTCGCCGAACCGCACCCGGACACGCGCATCGAATGCCTGCCCGGTTGCCAGGATGCACAGCACCCGGCGAAATATCCGACCACCACCTGTGCGCAATTCCTGCTGTCGCGCTTCGCCGATACCTATGCCTATCGTCGCGAGCAAGAGGTGGTTTGA
- a CDS encoding 8-oxoguanine deaminase, producing the protein MPATRTWLKNPLAIFTSNELDARGGLVVQDGVIVEVLAAGQQPSAPCNEVFDAREHVILPGLINTHHHFYQTLTRAWAPVVNQPLFPWLKTLYPVWARLTPEKLALATKVALAELLLSGCTTAADHHYLFPDGLENAIDVQVDTVRELGMRAMLTRGSMSLGEKDGGLPPQQTVQEGQVILDDSQRLIHEYHERGDGAQIQIALAPCSPFSVTPEIMSASADLANKLDVRLHTHLAETLDEEDFCLQRFGLRTVDYLDSVGWLGPRTWLAHGIHFNPDEIARLGQAGTGICHCPSSNMRLASGICPSIELTDAGALFGLGVDGSASNDASNMILEARQALYIQRLRYGAEKITPERVLGWATKGSASLLGRTDIGEIAVGKQADLALFKLDELRFSGSHDPISALLLCGADRADRVMIGGKWRVVDGQVEGLDLKGLISDHSQAARQLIAGT; encoded by the coding sequence ATGCCTGCGACCCGTACCTGGTTAAAAAACCCCCTCGCCATTTTCACCTCCAACGAGCTTGATGCCCGTGGCGGTCTAGTCGTGCAAGACGGTGTCATCGTCGAAGTGCTCGCTGCCGGTCAACAGCCGTCGGCGCCGTGCAATGAAGTGTTCGATGCCCGCGAGCATGTGATCCTGCCGGGCCTGATCAACACTCACCATCACTTCTATCAAACCCTGACCCGCGCCTGGGCGCCGGTGGTCAATCAGCCGCTCTTTCCGTGGCTGAAAACCCTGTACCCGGTATGGGCGAGGCTGACCCCGGAAAAACTCGCCCTCGCCACCAAAGTGGCGCTGGCCGAATTGCTGCTCTCGGGTTGCACCACCGCTGCCGACCATCACTATCTGTTCCCGGACGGTCTGGAAAACGCCATCGACGTGCAGGTCGATACGGTGCGTGAACTGGGCATGCGCGCCATGCTCACGCGCGGCTCGATGAGCCTTGGCGAGAAGGACGGCGGCCTGCCTCCGCAACAAACGGTGCAGGAAGGTCAGGTGATTCTCGATGACAGCCAGCGGCTGATTCACGAGTATCACGAGCGTGGCGACGGCGCGCAGATCCAGATCGCCCTGGCGCCATGTTCGCCATTTTCCGTGACCCCGGAAATCATGTCGGCCAGCGCTGATCTGGCGAACAAGCTCGATGTGCGTCTGCACACCCACCTCGCTGAAACCCTCGATGAAGAAGACTTCTGCCTGCAACGTTTCGGTCTGCGCACCGTCGATTATCTGGACAGCGTCGGCTGGCTCGGCCCGCGTACCTGGCTGGCCCACGGCATCCATTTCAACCCCGACGAAATCGCCCGCCTCGGCCAGGCCGGTACCGGCATCTGCCACTGCCCAAGCTCGAACATGCGCCTGGCGTCCGGCATCTGCCCGAGCATCGAGCTGACCGACGCCGGCGCGCTGTTCGGTCTAGGCGTCGACGGCTCGGCGTCCAACGATGCCTCGAACATGATCCTCGAAGCGCGTCAGGCGCTGTACATCCAGCGCCTGCGCTACGGCGCCGAAAAGATCACCCCGGAGCGCGTACTGGGCTGGGCGACCAAAGGTTCGGCGAGCCTGCTCGGCCGCACTGACATCGGCGAAATCGCCGTCGGCAAACAGGCGGATCTCGCGTTGTTCAAGCTCGATGAACTGCGCTTCTCCGGTAGCCATGATCCGATTTCGGCGCTGTTGTTGTGCGGCGCGGATCGGGCGGATCGGGTGATGATCGGGGGCAAGTGGCGTGTGGTCGATGGGCAGGTTGAAGGGCTGGACCTGAAAGGTTTGATCTCCGATCACAGCCAGGCGGCTCGCCAGTTGATCGCCGGGACCTGA